The following nucleotide sequence is from Barnesiella viscericola DSM 18177.
GCCGCTTTTGGGCCATTCGCCATAGGTGTTTTCAGCCGGCATCATCCAGATGGCGGGCCAGGAACCCCGGCAATCGGGCAACTTGGCACGCACCTCTACCCGACCATATTTCCACTCGGCAATCCCCTTGGTAGTGATGCTGGCCGAGGTAACGGGGGCCACGCTGTCGCAACGCGTCGTATCGACCGGTTTCGCCCAAGCCTTGCCGAAGCGACCGTTTGCGATGAAGGCACTGTCGTGACGGCAGACGATGTGCAGATAGCCGTCCTGCTGGTAACAGTTTTCGGGGCGGGCCACCGTGTAATACTGCAACTCGCCGTTGCGCACATAGCCCTCCTCGTAGGTCCACCGGGTGGAATCGGGAAGTCCGCTCCCGTCGAAATTATCCTCAAATACCAACTCGTTTGTCGCACTGCATGCGGCCATCAGGCCAAGCGGCAGACTGGCTAAAAGCCATAATACTCTTTTCATGATCTCAAATTCTTTTACGTTAACACGACAAAGATAGCCATAATTCCCCTATCGGTGTTTTCAAATATGTAGCACAGATTTCGGTCTATGAGGAAAAGGCTCGTCGCCCCGGCTCTTTACAGATAACCCGGACACGAAAAAATTCAGAGAGCAACAGACCTATTCGTTCGAGGCATCGGGTTGGGTGGGTTCCTGACCGTCGTGTTGGGCTCCGTTGTGATACAACTCGACGTAACGGCTGGGCGACATGCCGTAGAACTCGCGGAAACTGTTGGAGAAATGCGACAGCGACGAGAACCCAGCCTCGTAGGTCACCTCGGAGATGGCAACTGGTCGAAGCGAGTACCCACATGGCCGCTACCGAAGCTCGTGAAGAGGGTATAACCTGGACCTTCACGCCCATGCTCGACATCTCGCGCGACGCCCGCTGGGGGCGCATTGCCGAGAGTCTGGGCGAGGATCCCTATCTGGCCGGTGAACTGGGTGCCGCCATGGTGCGCGGATTCCAGGGCAAACAGCTGTCGGACAGCGATGCCATTGCCGCCTGTGTGAAACACTTCGTAGGCTACGGTGCTGCCGAGGGCGGACGTGACTACAACTCGACCTATATCCCCGAGAACCTCCTGCGCAACGTCTATCTGGTACCGTTCCAGAAGGCTATCGAAGCCGGGGCCGCCACGCTGATGACCTCGTTCAACGACAACGACGGAATCCCCGCCTCGGGCAACGATTACCTGCTGCGCACCATACTGCGTGACGAATGGAAATTCGACGGCTTCGTCGTGTCGGACTGGTGCTCGATGAGCGAGATGCTCTCCCACGGATTTGCTACCGACCGCAAAGATGTGGCCCGCATCTCGGCCAACGCCGGGGTAGACATGGAGATGGTGAGCAAAACCTACATCGACTATCTACCCGAACTGGTGGCCGAGAAGAAGGTTTCGATGGAGGTCATCGACAATGCCGTGCGCAACATCTTGCGCATCAAATATCGGCTGGGCCTGTTTGAAAATCCCTACACCCAAAAGGGGAGCACAAGCTCAATCTACTCGGCCGAACATCTGAAAACGGCCCGTCAGGCCGCTGTCGAGTCGGCTATCCTGTTGAAGAATGACGGTGTCCTGCCCCTCAAAGAGGGTCAGACCGTGGCACTCATCGGACCCATGGCCGACGCGCCTCACGACCAACTGGGCACTTGGTCGTTCGACGGTGACAAAAACCGCACCGTCACCCCGTTGAAGGCCTTGCAAAGCGATGAATACAAACAGGTGAAATACTACTACGAACCGGGACTGGCCTACTCGCGCGATACCGATACCCGCAACTTTGAAAAGGTGAAAAGCGTGGTGCGCCAGGCCGATGTCGCCGTCGTATGTGTGGGCGAAGAGGCTATCCTCTCGGGCGAAGCTCACTCGCTGTCGAACATCAACCTGATAGGAGCTCAATCGGAGCTGCTCAAAGCGGTGAAGAGTACCAACAAACCGGTCGTGATGGTGGTTATCGCCGGCCGGCCGCTCACCATCGAGCGCGACCTGCCCTATGCCGATGCCGTGCTCTACAACTTCCACCCCGGCACGATGGGCGGTCTGGCCATCATGGACCTGCTCTTCGGACGGGAGAATCCCAGCGGCAAACTGCCGGCTACCTTCGTCCGCGAGGTAGGACAGATTCCCATGTACTACAACCACAACAACACAGGACGTCCGGCTCCCGACCAGGTTATCTCGCTGAACGATATCCCATTGGAGGCTCCGCAAACCTCGCTGGGCAACACCTCGTTCTACCTCGACTCGGGTAGAGACCCGCTGTTTGTCTTCGGTTACGGACTCTCGTACAGCACGTTTGCCTATGACAACCTCCACCTGTCGAGCGACGAAGTGCATGCCACCGATACCCTCACGGTAACGGCCACCATCAAGAATACCAGTGCAACCGACGGTACCGAGGTAGCCCAACTCTATGTGCGCGACCTGGTAGGCTCGATCGATCGCCCGGTCAAGGAGTTGAAAGGCTTCCAACGCCTCTTCATCAAAGCCGGCGACAGCCAGACGGTAACCTTCAAACTGCCCGTTTCGGAGTTGGCCTTCTACGGACGGGACATGAAGAAGAAGGTCGAGGCCGGAGCATTTGACCTCTGGATTGGCCCGAACAGTGCCGAAGGACTGAAAGGCTCGTTCACCGTCACCGAATAACCCCGACAGAAACGCTTCTTCGATACATTAAAACCAAGAAAATCGGCCGGCGTCCAAGCGCTCGGCCGATTTTCTTTTTTCGACCATAAACCACCCCAAAAACGGTCGTCCCGACAAACCGAAAATTCACGTATCCCGGCTTAAAAAACAGATAGCCTCATAAACAAGCATCGTGAGCAGAGAGTTCTCTTTGCCTCTATCAGTGTTCTAAAAGTCGGTTTTAATAAAATTTTACAGCCAATTCTCGAATATATTTCCATATATTTGTCCAAAACATCGCATCGACATGGATAGGACAGAAATCGAAAGCTTTACCCACTCCCGACTGTTGAAACTGATTGAAATAAAAAATCCTACCGGCCTGGAAGAAGATTTGCTCATCATAGGCGACAACCACGCCGATTCCAATCTACTCAAATACCCCTGTCGCATAAATTCGCTCGTAGCTCTGGTATGCCAAAAAGGAGAGATGGTGGTCAACATCAACCTGAACGAATATCACATACAACCCGGCACCATGATTCTGAATATTCCTCAAAACATCGTACAACTGAAAAAACAGAAAGAGTGCAAGTTTTACGGGATTTCCATCTCGACCTCGTTTTTTGAAAAAACGAATTTCAACACCTGTGACCTGATTCCGGTATATATACAGATACGAAACGAGCCTTGCCTGCAACTGACCGAAGAAGAGAACGATATTTTTTGCAAGTTCATCTCGCTAATCCAGCTTATCGGCCATTCGTCCGAGAGCCCTAAAAAAAAGACGACAATCCGGGAGTTGAGCACTGCACTCATCAACCAATTATACGATACCATTCTGAAACGCAAACCGATAGCAGAGTCCGAAAGCAAAAAAAACCGACAAGAGATTATCTTCGGCAAATTCATCACCCTGCTCGCACAATATCATATGAGCGAACGGAGTGTTACCTTCTATGCCGAACAGCTGTGCATCACACCTAAATATTTCTCGAGCCTGGTCAAAAAGTTATCGGGTAAATCGGCAGCCCAGTGGATAGACAACTATGTGATACTCGAAGCGAAAAATCTGCTGAAATACTCCGATATGAGTATTCAGGAGATTGCCTATCGGCTCAATTTCTCGACACAATCGTTTTTCGGGAAATATTTCAAACACCAGACCGGCCTGTCGCCTACCCAATACCGCACACAGACTTGATTGTGCTCGAAGGCCCCTCGCCTATCGACGCGTGCCGTCATAGTCGATGCCGGCACGACGTGCCTGCGTGTGCTGGAACTCGCGGCGAATGCGGTAGATGCGACCGTCTTTGCGCAATCGGGCACCCGTTTGATGAAAATTGAACGGGATTCCCTGCTCGACACATTGTCTGCGAATATCGAGCACCCAATCGTAGTCGCACACCCGCGCCTCGCTGCCCGACTCGCCTCCTACCGTCACTTCGTCGATGTCGCTGTCGAGCAGTCCGTGAAAATCGAGCGGGCCCAACAATGGTTCGCAGAAGAGAAGCCGATGACGTATGGGCAGAGCTTTGAAGATGGGCAGCCGCCGGTCGAGCTGTTCCTGATTTTCGATGGTACAGGCGATGGCTACATGGGGATACCCGTCGCCCCAGTCGGCGGGCAAAGCTACCCCGAATCGGTCGATGCGTTTGGTGGGAATGACGAACGACAAATCGCTCCGCTCACGTATCATATCCCAAGCTTCGGAGCGCCATTCGTCGGCCTCGGCAAGGAAGAAATCGGAGGTAAAACAGGTATAGACCTGTTCGCCCGAGGGAACACGATAGTCGCCGTTGCGCTTGCGTTTTACAGGCAAGTCGAAAGCTGCCGTGCGGGCAACCACACTGCTGTCTTTGCCATACAGGCTGTCCCGCCGATAGACGTAGCAGTGCCTGCACCCTTCACTTATCTTGCGGCAACCATGCCATAAATTCCACGAGACCGACATGTCGTTTTCTCTTTCAAAGACAGATAATTCTCCTTTGTAACAAAGGTAGTACAACCGGGCGAAAAATCAAAGGGAGTGTCTATCGGATTCACAGGTCATGCTCGGGTGCAGGGGGTAGAACAACACGACCTCTCCCGACAAACCGGCAAGAAATAAACGAGGCGGTGCGCCCCCTGCAAGGGAGACGCACCGCCTGCCAAACTATCATACTCTACCAAGAGATTACGAAAGGAATCCGAGCAGCACACCGGCAGCCACAGCCGAACCGATTACACCGGCCACGTTGGGACCCATGGCATGCATCAACAAATAGTTGGTCGAGTCATATTCGAGACCAAGGTTGTTGGAGATACGAGCAGACATCGGTACAGCCGAAACACCGGCGTTACCGATAAGCGGGTTGATTTTCTTGCTCTTGGGCAACACGAGATTGAAGATTTTCACAAACAATACACCCGAAGCCGAAGCAATGACGAAAGCCATGAAACCAAGAGCGAAGATACCGAGCGTGCTGGGGGTGAGGAACTCGGAAGCCTGAGTAGAGGCTCCTACCGTTACACCCAACAGAATGGTAATCGTGTCGCACAAGGGGCCGCTTGCGGTCTTGGCCAAACGCGAGGTAACACCGCTCTCACGCAACAGGT
It contains:
- a CDS encoding glycoside hydrolase family 3 N-terminal domain-containing protein, producing the protein MAATEAREEGITWTFTPMLDISRDARWGRIAESLGEDPYLAGELGAAMVRGFQGKQLSDSDAIAACVKHFVGYGAAEGGRDYNSTYIPENLLRNVYLVPFQKAIEAGAATLMTSFNDNDGIPASGNDYLLRTILRDEWKFDGFVVSDWCSMSEMLSHGFATDRKDVARISANAGVDMEMVSKTYIDYLPELVAEKKVSMEVIDNAVRNILRIKYRLGLFENPYTQKGSTSSIYSAEHLKTARQAAVESAILLKNDGVLPLKEGQTVALIGPMADAPHDQLGTWSFDGDKNRTVTPLKALQSDEYKQVKYYYEPGLAYSRDTDTRNFEKVKSVVRQADVAVVCVGEEAILSGEAHSLSNINLIGAQSELLKAVKSTNKPVVMVVIAGRPLTIERDLPYADAVLYNFHPGTMGGLAIMDLLFGRENPSGKLPATFVREVGQIPMYYNHNNTGRPAPDQVISLNDIPLEAPQTSLGNTSFYLDSGRDPLFVFGYGLSYSTFAYDNLHLSSDEVHATDTLTVTATIKNTSATDGTEVAQLYVRDLVGSIDRPVKELKGFQRLFIKAGDSQTVTFKLPVSELAFYGRDMKKKVEAGAFDLWIGPNSAEGLKGSFTVTE
- a CDS encoding glycoside hydrolase family 16 protein; translation: MKRVLWLLASLPLGLMAACSATNELVFEDNFDGSGLPDSTRWTYEEGYVRNGELQYYTVARPENCYQQDGYLHIVCRHDSAFIANGRFGKAWAKPVDTTRCDSVAPVTSASITTKGIAEWKYGRVEVRAKLPDCRGSWPAIWMMPAENTYGEWPKSGELDIMENVGYDLPKVHYAIHTEKYNHTKNNQKRHTVDCATVATDFHLYGFEWRADKLTWYLDGVETYSVVKDEEGWEAWPFDQPFYLILNFAFGGGWGGSQGVDLEGLPQEYVIDYVKVYR
- a CDS encoding helix-turn-helix domain-containing protein, which encodes MDRTEIESFTHSRLLKLIEIKNPTGLEEDLLIIGDNHADSNLLKYPCRINSLVALVCQKGEMVVNINLNEYHIQPGTMILNIPQNIVQLKKQKECKFYGISISTSFFEKTNFNTCDLIPVYIQIRNEPCLQLTEEENDIFCKFISLIQLIGHSSESPKKKTTIRELSTALINQLYDTILKRKPIAESESKKNRQEIIFGKFITLLAQYHMSERSVTFYAEQLCITPKYFSSLVKKLSGKSAAQWIDNYVILEAKNLLKYSDMSIQEIAYRLNFSTQSFFGKYFKHQTGLSPTQYRTQT
- a CDS encoding helix-turn-helix domain-containing protein: MTYEAGFSSLSHFSNSFREFYGMSPSRYVELYHNGAQHDGQEPTQPDASNE
- a CDS encoding DUF5131 family protein codes for the protein MSVSWNLWHGCRKISEGCRHCYVYRRDSLYGKDSSVVARTAAFDLPVKRKRNGDYRVPSGEQVYTCFTSDFFLAEADEWRSEAWDMIRERSDLSFVIPTKRIDRFGVALPADWGDGYPHVAIACTIENQEQLDRRLPIFKALPIRHRLLFCEPLLGPLDFHGLLDSDIDEVTVGGESGSEARVCDYDWVLDIRRQCVEQGIPFNFHQTGARLRKDGRIYRIRREFQHTQARRAGIDYDGTRR